GTCGTCGAGGCGCAGCAGAAGTAGGCTTCAAGGTTCAGTCTCAAGATGCGGGGGCCGTGCGGCCCCCGCGTTCGTTCAGGGCCGGGCGGGCAGGGGCTGCAGGAGGCGATGGACGGCTGCTTCGATGCCAAGCGGGCGGCCCTCGGCGTCCTTGTCCTTGGGATCGATGCTCATCTCGCCATGCCAGACCCGCTGGCCCGTTTTCCGGTCCTGCAGCTGGATGATGAGGAGAAGGGTGCTGTGCCCCTTTCCCTCATGACTCGGTTGGGAGCCGCCGCTTCTGCCGGCGCCGCCGCGGCCGCCCCCGTGGCGCCCCTCACCGCCGCCTTCCCGGTGCTCAGGGCCCCGGGCCTGGCCCTCGGGTGCGCCGGGAATCAGGATGTAGGCGGACAGCCAGAGATCAGCCTCGTCTGGGTTCGCCTGCAGATAGTGGCGGGTTTCCAATTCGGTCAGCGCGGCTTTGAGATGGAGCTCAGGGTTCAGGGGTCGCATGCCCTCGCGGATGACCATGCGGTCGCGGCGGGGATCCGGAGCCACGGTGCGCTGAGAACTGTTGGCGAAGCTGGGATCCACATCGTAGACGAGACGTGTTCCGCCGCAGCCCCAAGCCAGGAGCAACAGGGGAAAAAGGAGGAGGGGCTGGATTCGGGATAGGCGCATGTCAAAAAGATGCGCCATGGCCAGAGGGCGTTCCTGGATTTGTTCGGCCTAGATCTGCTTGAGTTGGGCCAACCAGGCGTGGATCTCGGGATCAGGATCGGGGCTCAGGCGCAGGGCCTCCCGCAGGTCGACCAGCGCAGGGCCGGCCTCTTCACGCTGCAGGTGGATGTAGGCGCGTTCCTTGTGGCTTCGGGGGTTCTCTGGATCCAGCAGGATGAGGTGGGTGCCGGTCCAGAGGGCTTCGTCCCAGTCCTCCGCATGCATGAAGCGCAGATGGAGATTCCGCACCAAGCGGATGAGGGTTTCGCGATGGGTGGCCGGGCGGAGCATGTTCCGGTGGAAGGCCACCCGGCCTGCGGTGGCGGCGCGCACCAGTTCAGCGCTGCCATCCTCTCCCACGGCCCGCCCTTTGTGGAAGGGGTCAAAGCAAAGCAGCCCGAAATCGGTGCGGAGGGCGGCCAGGAAGTGGCCAGGCAAACCCACGCCCACGGCATCGAAACCCAGGCGACGGGCCAGATCCACCCAGAGGATGCTGAGGGAGATGGGCAGGCCCTTCCGTCGCTCAATGACGGCCGGCAGCAGGGCATTCAGGGGATCATCGTAGGTTTCGCGATCCCCTTCAAATCCCAGTTCCACGAAGAGCAGGTGGTTCAGCTCGTCGAGCGCCTTGTGGGTGTTCCAGGGCAGGGGCATCCTTCCCGCGAGGAGGAAGGCCCACTCGTTCAGCTGCATGGCGAGATGGTCTGGAGCTGGATCATCCAGGGCAGGCGCGACGGCGTGGACGGCGCCCTCAGCGAGGTTCCGGCATTCCGGATCCTCGCGCAGGTAGTCCAGCAGTGACATCATCCCCGCCGGCGAAGCACCGAGCGGCCCACCAGGGCCAGAGCCACCACGGCCAACCCAACCCAGACCCAGCGCTGCCAGGCATTCGTGGCGGCCTGGACCTTGCGCGCCTCTTCAGCCTTCCGGGCGTTTTCCTCCAGGGACAACTTGGACTGCACTTCCCGGGCGTCCTTGACTGCCTTCTGGGCGGAATCCTTCGAGGCTTGCAAGTCCTTGGCGGCAGGTTCCTGCTCCTCTTCGGCTCCCAGAACCGCCACCTTCTTGGGTGGGGGCGGGGCTTCGAACAAGCTCGCGGGAACAGCGGCCGGCTCTTCCTCTGCAGAGGCCGAACCCTGGTTGTTCTCCAAGGATTCGGTCAGAGCCTGGATGTCTTCGCGCAGGCCCGCCAGCACTTGGTTCTGACGATGGAGTTGCGCGCCCTGCACCCAGAGCAGCCCCAACTGGAGGGCCAGGAAAGCAGGAATGGTCCATCGGAGGGGCGAGCGGCGCATCAGGAGGCCTCCCTCCCTAGGATAAACAGAGTTCGGTCATCGCGGTTCTGTGTATCGAAGGCGGCCACATCATGGAACACCGCCTCGCAGGCGGCGCGGGGGCTGCCCGTGCCCCAGAGGCGCCGCAACTGGGCGCTCAAACGGTCCAGGCCGTAGAGTTCCCCTTCGCGGTTCATGGCCTCAGAAAGCCCATCGCTGTAGAGGACCATCCAGCCCTTGGGGGGCAGCACGCCTTCGACGACCTGCCAGTCGCCTGGTCCGGCGGGGCGCAGGCCCAGGCCGCGGCCGTGGGGAACCACCTCACAGGAGCCCTCCTCCTGATGACTCTGGAGCATCAGGGCACCGGGGTGGCCCGCCCGGGCCAGCCGGTAGTTCCCGGTGTCGTCCCACTCCAGGAGGATGAGGGTGAGGAAGCCCCGGTGGCCCAGCAGCTGGCGCAGGGTCTGGTCGAGGCTGCAGAGAATCTCCTCCAGGCCCTGGTCCTCGCGCTGGGCGGCCTGCTCAAGCAGGGCCGTGGCCTGGGCCATGTAGAGGGCCGCGGCCAATCCCTTGCCGCAGACATCGCCCACGGCGGCCAGCCAGCGGCCGCTGGGGCGCCGCTTGACGAAGAGCAGGTCACCGCCGGTCTCCTGGGCGGGTTCCAGGCGCAGGGCCACATGGAAACCGGGGATGGGGGGGACGAAAGAGGTAACCAGGCCTTCCTGGATGCGGCGGGCTGTTTCCAGCTCCTGGCTGAGACGTTCCTGCACCACCAGCCGTTGGTGCATGACGGCCGTCTCCAGCACCTGGCCCGCGGCCAGAGCCACTTCGCGGAGAAGTTCGCGATCCTCGCGGCCATAGTTCAGCTCGGCGTACTTGCCGCCCAGCAACACCACGCTGTGGGGGATGTCACCCGCGAGGATGAGCAGGAGCAGCTGGGCCTCCAGGGCATCCACATGGGCCCGCACCGTGCCGCCCTGTTCGCGGATCCAGTCAGCCTCTTCGCTGCCCAGGCCCAGCACCAGCTCTCGGTT
This sequence is a window from Geothrix sp. PMB-07. Protein-coding genes within it:
- a CDS encoding SirB1 family protein → MMSLLDYLREDPECRNLAEGAVHAVAPALDDPAPDHLAMQLNEWAFLLAGRMPLPWNTHKALDELNHLLFVELGFEGDRETYDDPLNALLPAVIERRKGLPISLSILWVDLARRLGFDAVGVGLPGHFLAALRTDFGLLCFDPFHKGRAVGEDGSAELVRAATAGRVAFHRNMLRPATHRETLIRLVRNLHLRFMHAEDWDEALWTGTHLILLDPENPRSHKERAYIHLQREEAGPALVDLREALRLSPDPDPEIHAWLAQLKQI